Proteins found in one Coffea eugenioides isolate CCC68of chromosome 5, Ceug_1.0, whole genome shotgun sequence genomic segment:
- the LOC113769851 gene encoding polyneuridine-aldehyde esterase-like: MDVAINVKQQKHFVLVHGACHGAWCWYKLKPLLESAGQRVTAIDLSAAGINPKRLEEVYTLEDYSSPLLELMASIPPNEKVVLVGHSYGGFNLALAMENYPEKISTAIFVTAFMPDILHPRSYPLEQDLELAKLLVRPTLHLLEDLAKEKPFSAEKYGSVKRAYIVCKEDKVLTSDFQRSLIENVGVTEVKEIKDADHMVMLSKPQELCQNLLDIA; this comes from the exons ATGGATGTTGCCATTAATGTTAAGCAACAAAAGcattttgtacttgtacatGGTGCATGCCATGGGGCTTGGTGCTGGTACAAGCTCAAGCCTCTGCTGGAGTCTGCTGGACAAAGGGTCACAGCCATAGATCTGTCCGCTGCAGGGATCAATCCAAAAAGGTTAGAAGAGGTTTACACACTTGAGGATTACAGCTCGCCACTGTTGGAGCTCATGGCTTCAATTCCTCCTAATGAGAAGGTTGTTCTAGTTGGCCATAGTTATGGTGGCTTTAACTTGGCCCTTGCCATGGAAAATTACCCTGAAAAGATCTCAACTGCTATTTTTGTCACAGCCTTTATGCCTGATATTCTTCATCCACGATCCTATCCTCTGGAACAG GATCTTGAACTGGCAAAATTGTTGGTTAGGCCAACCTTGCATTTATTAGAAGATTTGGCAAAGGAAAAACCATTTTCAGCTGAGAAATATGGTTCAGTTAAACGAGCTTATATTGTATGCAAGGAAGATAAAGTACTTACATCAGACTTTCAGCGTTCGCTGATTGAAAATGTTGGGGTGACAGAAGTGAAAGAGATCAAAGATGCAGACCACATGGTAATGTTGTCGAAGCCCCAAGAACTCTGTCAAAATCTCTTAGACATAGCTTAG
- the LOC113772228 gene encoding polyneuridine-aldehyde esterase-like has protein sequence MDFFANSSKQKHFVLVHGAGHGAWCWYKLKPLLESTGQRVTAIDLSASGINTKSLDEIHTLHDYAEPLMEFMAAVPPDQKVILVGHSFGGCCLALAMEHFPEKISIAVFVAAFMPDTIHDASYVGNQFAERFPAEDMLDTEYFVYGSSEEPRTVMSFGPKFLEINAYQLCSMEDLELAKLLVRPTHTLNQHFPKANKFSADKYGSVQRAYIICSQDRTFLTSFQHWLVENIGATEVREIKEADHMAMLSKPQELCKYLLDIANKVHLS, from the exons ATGGATTTTTTTGCCAATTCCAGCAAACAAAAGCACTTTGTTCTGGTACATGGTGCAGGCCATGGAGCATGGTGTTGGTACAAGCTGAAGCCACTGCTGGAGTCTACAGGGCAAAGGGTCACAGCAATAGACCTATCAGCCTCTGGGATCAACACAAAAAGCCTGGATGAAATTCACACACTTCATGACTATGCAGAGCCACTGATGGAGTTTATGGCAGCAGTTCCCCCAGACCAGAAGGTCATACTCGTTGGCCATAGTTTTGGTGGCTGCTGCTTGGCTCTTGCCATGGAGCACTTCCCAGAGAAGATCTCAATAGCAGTTTTTGTAGCAGCTTTTATGCCTGATACTATTCATGATGCTTCATATGTTGGAAATCAG TTTGCTGAGCGGTTCCCAGCAGAAGATATGTTAGATACCGAATATTTTGTCTATGGTAGCTCGGAGGAGCCAAGAACTGTAATGTCTTTTGGGCCAAAGTTTTTGGAGATAAATGCATACCAACTGTGCTCCATGGAG GACCTTGAATTGGCAAAATTGTTAGTGAGGCCAACCCACACACTTAATCAACATTTTCCAAAAGCAAACAAGTTTTCAGCAGACAAGTATGGCTCAGTTCAGCGAGCTTATATCATATGCAGTCAGGATAGAACATTTCTAACAAGTTTCCAGCACTGGCTAGTAGAGAATATAGGGGCAACAGAAGTTCGAGAAATAAAAGAAGCAGACCACATGGCAATGCTTTCAAAGCCCCAAGAACTTTGTAAATATCTGCTGGATATAGCCAACAAAGTACATCTAAGCTGA
- the LOC113772226 gene encoding L-ascorbate oxidase homolog, translating into MPEDMGLGRLSAMVVAVVLLMKCINGEDPYQFFTWNVTYGDIYPLGVKQQGILINGQFPGPQITSVTNENLIVSVFNSLNEPFLLSWNGVQQRRNSWQDGVYGTNCPIPPGKNFTYVLQVKDQIGSFFYFPSLAFHKAAGGYGSIRIYSRSVIPVPFPPPAAEYTILAGDWFKQNHTDLRAILDGGHDLPFPDGILINGRGSNGYTFTVDQGKTYRFRISNVGLVTSLNFRIQGHKMLLVEVEGTHTLQNTYDSFDLHLGQSCSVLVTADQPARDYYIVFSTRFTSQVLTATSLLHYSNSAVSVVGPPPGGPTTEIDWSLNQARSIRQNLTASGPRPNPQGSYHYGMVNTTRTIRLANSAPVINGKKRYAVNSVSFVPADTPLKLADYYNIQGVFSLGSMPDNPTGSGGYLQTSVMAADFRAFFEVVFENSEDTVQSWHIDGHIFFVVGMDGGQWSPASRSNYNLRDGISRCTVQVYPRSWTALYMPLDNVGMWNVRSENWARQYLGQQFYLRVYSPANSLRDEYPIPKNALLCGRASGRKTRPF; encoded by the exons ATGCCAGAAGATATGGGGCTGGGGAGATTGTCAGCAATGGTGGTGGCAGTAGTTTTACTAATGAAATGCATCAATGGAGAAGATCCATATCAGTTCTTTACATGGAACGTGACTTATGGAGATATCTATCCTCTTGGTGTCAAGCAACAG GGGATATTGATAAATGGGCAGTTTCCAGGACCACAAATTACTTCAGTGACTAATGAGAACTTGATTGTTAGTGTTTTCAACAGCTTGAATGAGCCTTTCCTCTTATCTTG GAATGGCGTGCAGCAGAGAAGGAATTCGTGGCAAGATGGAGTTTATGGAACCAACTGTCCTATCCCTCCAGGAAAGAACTTCACTTATGTCCTTCAAGTGAAGGATCAGATTGGTAGTTTCTTCTACTTTCCCTCCCTCGCCTTCCACAAAGCTGCTGGAGGCTATGGTAGCATCAGAATTTACAGCCGTTCTGTCATTCCTGTTCCTTTCCCACCTCCTGCTGCAGAGTATACCATCTTGGCTGGTGATTGGTTCAAGCAAAATCACACA GATCTGAGAGCAATTTTAGATGGTGGACATGACCTTCCCTTTCCTGATGGCATTCTAATAAATGGCCGTGGATCAAATGGTTATACATTCACTGTTGATCAAG GAAAGACTTATAGGTTCAGGATATCGAATGTGGGGCTTGTGACATCCCTAAATTTCAGAATCCAGGGGCACAAGATGTTGTTAGTTGAGGTTGAAGGGACCCATACATTGCAAAACACCTACGACTCCTTTGATCTCCATCTGGGACAGTCTTGCTCTGTGTTGGTCACTGCTGACCAACCTGCACGAGACTATTATATAGTATTCTCAACACGTTTTACCTCCCAAGTGCTTACAGCAACATCCCTTCTTCATTACAGTAACTCAGCAGTAAGTGTTGTTGGGCCTCCCCCCGGTGGTCCAACAACTGAGATTGATTGGTCTCTCAACCAGGCTCGGTCCATCAG GCAAAACTTAACGGCTAGTGGACCAAGACCAAACCCTCAAGGCTCTTATCATTATGGAATGGTGAATACTACACGTACCATTAGACTGGCGAACTCTGCTCCTGTCATCAATGGTAAGAAGAGGTATGCCGTGAACAGTGTGTCATTTGTCCCAGCTGACACGCCACTTAAACTTGCGGACTACTACAACATTCAGGGGGTATTCTCTCTTGGTAGTATGCCTGACAATCCCACTGGTTCGGGTGGCTACCTCCAAACTTCAGTTATGGCTGCTGATTTTAGAGCTTTCTTTGAGGTGGTGTTTGAGAATTCGGAAGACACTGTCCAGTCATGGCACATTGATGGCCATATCTTCTTTGTTGTTGG GATGGATGGTGGACAGTGGTCACCTGCCAGCAGATCAAACTACAACTTGCGTGATGGAATCTCTCGTTGCACCGTTCAG GTTTATCCAAGGTCATGGACTGCCCTTTACATGCCTCTGGACAATGTTGGGATGTGGAATGTCAGATCAGAGAACTGGGCTCGTCAATACTTGGGACAGCAATTCTATCTTCGCGTATATTCTCCTGCAAATTCATTGAGAGACGAGTATCCTATTCCAAAGAATGCTCTCCTATGTGGTCGAGCATCAGGTCGCAAGACAAGGCCATTTTAG